The Vanessa cardui chromosome 2, ilVanCard2.1, whole genome shotgun sequence genome contains the following window.
TTGATTTGTTTGATTTTCCGTTGTCATAAGTTCTCGAATATAGTGCCTTATCGAATAGGATAGATCTGAATTGTTTTCTGTCTTATGAAATAGAACTAAGAGTATTTACAATGTACATTCCGATGTTTTATTTgatagaatttataataaataaatattttagggactctttttattgttttattaacttaaaaccAGTAGCTGACAAATTTACCCATTACCAATTCAAACTTGGATTATTCCAGTTTTAATATAgagaataataattgaaaaaaattaaaattggaaaACGCAATAACCAGTGGGATTTATCAGTCTTACAAGGATAAAGGATTGTATAAATTATGGATAAGAATTAATTGATTTCCATACGAGATAAATAGAAATTAGTAATCTATACAAGAAGACATTCATGCCACAGACTTCTTTGTTGTACCTTTAGTtagtagttttataaaatatatatatgtcggatcgacagcgacatcagCACGATCGTCGGGCATCATAAgggcgtattactagggtgatcgagcaaagaggaaaccgcgaatacaggaacacgtttattctacgtttaaagttcttaatacactaattcagtatcacactgtatcacacttggcaacgaagcgaatgacagttcctaggatggaggcactggtcttcacgagagcggaatcgtaagtgagtcgtctctgagcgcctccaccgggtcggctccgtcgtagcacgaagttagtcgcgtcgtgacgaCACGATTGTGCTGCCAcctcgcgggattcgtgccgcgcttcgttacaCTAAGGTATTCATGACCGTCTCTGACATATATTTGGTATTCATATGCAACGTAAATATGAGTCTGCATCACAGATCAAGTCACAGACAGATTCCACAAGATGTTTTCACTTTTCCACTCATTAACAAGAAACGAGtggcattataaatacaaactgaTTTCAGTAAGCATTGGCTGTGAAAtgcaaacaattatataaataaaaccaataattaaaatatactgaaaatgtatttaacataaaagGTTAAGTTATATTTGTACAGGaactattattacaatttactaaTAACATTAAACATATGAAATACTCTATCAATTATTTGTCTGTATGTCAATCTTGTCCGAATGAcgaatatttattacacttaaaaATTGAAGCTAATTTTACATCTCACATAAACACTTTCATcggtaaaatatattgaattcgTCCATTAAGTAGCGTTTCGATTGGAGAACGATCAAAGATTCTGTTTGCCGACGATGTTCTCAATATCTTCGACTTCCTTGACGCAGGTGTCTGTGAGGACGAGCGGGTCGCCGTCCGTGATGAGGACGTCGTCTTCTATCCTGATGCCAACTCCTCGGAACTCCACGGGCACGGAGGTGTCGTCCTGTCGAATGTAGATACCTGCAAAGAGATTTAAATAACTATCattgggcttatgatgaagacCTAACGAAGTTCGACCAGGCTATGTTATGGTAGTAGGTGTTTTATGGGGCGCTAGAATCTTTTAACTGAATTATGGGTTTTTTATCTAGACTTCTGGATTTACAGTCTTAGATGCAAGCCACTCAATGAAAGTAGTATGTATGGAGTTagtagattaataataatttatatcgaatAAAAAGATCACACAAATACTTTTCtagaattttatcaaaaatcacTTGAAAATGATACTAGGATATGTAAATAGGAAAACCTATTCGTCTTTTAAataggtagcttcacttaattattaaatgacggttcaaaagtacttgtaaaaagcccacttaaaaaaagtttctttttaattgaTTCATAATCTCATCGTcgactgataattttaataaatcaaatcttaGCCTCGCGGCGGGTTGGGGGGGgtctagtttttaataattgttatcttAGCCTCGCGGCGggttgggggggggggggttgtgTACCTGGCTCGACGGTGACCACCATGCCGCTCTGCACGGGCACGCGGCGCCGCACGAGCGGCGTGTCGTGCACGTCGAGGCCGAGGTAGTGCGACACGTGGTGCGGGCACAGCCGGTACGCCTTCTGCAACACCACACCACACCACGCGTACCCACTGAGGACTTTGTCCCACCGCATAAGACAATTTTAAATCCTTCACTTTAACGGTATATTGAGGTTTGACTATCTGTGCCTTGTCCCACCGCAAACGACAATTGTAAATCCTTTACTTTAATCGTATATAGGGGTTTGACTATCTGTGCCACATTAAAACCCTGTTGTGAAATGGGTCAGCTACTCGATTAACGaacgatttatatatttttgatggtATTATCTaccattgtttataattatcatgACTTTAGATTCATTGGTCACTATCACTATGACCAAAAACGGAAACATTTTCTGAAAGTTAAGTAGGATAGAgaatttttacgaaaaaattaatattaatgattactACTAAGAAAATAACCTTTATGTCTTTCGAGTGTTGGGCTGTGCTAATTCAGATTATAATTTGTCTCTGTACCAAAATTCATTCAGATACGTTCAGCCGTTCTAGCATGATTGTGTAACAAACACCCATCCAAACTTATAGCAGCTTATTACTTATATtagcatatttataatattaagtaaaaataagtagttggtattagtttttattaatactaactaatttttagtttttactaaaaattagtAAGAACTTACCCCGATGAGTTCGTTGGAGTCAATATTCCGCGGCAGGATGCCTTCCTGCTGCAAGTGCGTCCCTAACAAACGGCACATGTGGTCGAACAGCTGGTCCAAAGGCGGACGGTGCTCGCCCAGTATTTCGATTAGACGTTTCTAGAAATATGTAAcgcagagccggatttaaaggtctggaggccccgggccacaaagcagtgggggccctagacaaacagaagcatgaaaaacctaataattatattatcatgaattaattacttttttatttcaatcagtaagctatgatttatttacttgtatcgttaacttttaaaatattaaataataacattattataatttgactatatctcggtatttgttaacttgctgaaaactgtggcccccactaatgtggaggccccagggcagatGCCctggttgccctcccctaaatacggccctgatgTAACGtaatacacaaataattataataatagaaaatattatgaataaaataaggtCGGATATGATAGGAATATCACCTGCACTGTGAGTACTAGTTCGTATAAAATCCGTTGATGTTTCGAAAACTTCCCGGAGACTGGCCACGTCCTCGATATGTCAGAGTTGTACAGCCACCTTTGACTACCTGGGTATGTTTAAGGGAATTGTTGTAGCATCGCATGTAACGAAaagatacagaaaaaaaaattaggttacTTATCAAATGTATGTGAAATTTATCGGTATTTCCTTAACTGTTTAATACAGGACCGCGGAGGTATATATCAAAGTATTTTGCTATTATGAATAGGTAGGTAAATCTACCTGTCCATTTACCTGATGGTGATTATTGATATGAGgagattaaatatttgatgaacGGGGGAACTTAAGGAAGAAATTTTTccctttactttttaattactctCTTCTTTAACTAAGCCAAAAATATTAGAATGATCGAGATCATTCTAATTTTCGTAGCTACTAATAAAATCGTGTATCACCTATTTTTATGTCTGTTGTGGCTGAATTACCTATATCTGATGACGAAAAATTCGGTTTCGGTTTCGAAAATTGtgaatgtgttttatttgttattattattctaatcaACATGCAGATTTTTAAAGtgtataattgatttatattaagaaattttgttttatgaggTTTTACTAAAGAATTACAAATAATAGGACGAATTTTATTAGGTATACATAAGGAAAGTTTACGTAGTGCTCCCATCAAAGGAATTAGAATTgtttttacatttgaaaaatagaAGTTTCGATGGGTGGTACCGTTGGCAACGGTCCCTTGGCCAGTCGGGCAGTACCTGCGTCGACGAGCAGCAAGTCCCCGGATGCGAGCAGCTGATTGTTGGCGACGTAGTGGATGTGCGCGGCGCGCGGCCCGCCCGCCACCACGGCCGGGAACGCGCCGTGctccgcgccgcccgcgcgcgcgCCGTACTCCAGCGCCGCGCACACGCCGTGCTCGCTCACGCCTGCCAAGCCATATTCAACCccgcattaataataataataataatatttatttcgaccAAACAGGgatcataaatacaaaatatacaataaatagtaaaaagacaaaaactgcaatactaaaattttacatattataaattagatcaattcgaattaaaattataataccgaattaaaattaaattattaaaatcaaatcgaaatgaattaaatcgaaattaaatttgaataaataaataaataaataagccttTATTCAGACACATTTTGCTACATTTTACATTGCTTAAATTATCACTCTAGTGACTTGACATCGACAACTTAGTCTGTTAGCCAAATTtggcaaaggcctcctccatTCCTTtccattctattttatttagtgCGGTCCTAGTCCATGTATTCCCAGCTGTTGCTTTTATTTCATCTTCCCACCTTCGAAACGGTCTTCCGCGTTTCCTTTTAGCGTTTCTGGGATACCAGAAAACCAAAGTTTTGTTCCATTTCTCAGTACCTCTTATTATATGACCTGCCCATTTCCACTTGAGTTTCCGAATTCTAGTAATTACGTCGTCTACTTTCGTGCGCTTTCTAATGGTTCTGTTTTGTATTCTGTCACTTTTCCTGACATTCAACATGCTCCTCTCTATAGCTGTTTGGCAtgtcttaattttttcattttgcGCTTTGGTGAGTGCCCAAGTTTGACAGCCATAAGTGAGTACTGGCAGCACACAGGTATTATATAGCTTCTTCTTTACAAACATcttagtttctttatttttcataacttCTTTTAGTCTCCAATAACTTTTCCATGCGTTACCTATTCTTGTGTCTATTTCTTTTGACATTGAATTAGTTGATGAGATGAGTTGGCCTAAGTAAGTGTACTCTTTTACATATTCGATGGGTTCACCATTTAATACAATAGGGTCTTCGGTCGCGTTTGTCAATACTTTGGTTTTAAAGGTATTCATAGTTAAACCAACTCTGCGGCTTTCTATATCCAGGTCCGTTAGCATATTTTGGAGATGGGCACTTGATAcagcgaatataattatatcgtcaGCAAATCGTAGGTGGGTAAGCTGTTCTCCATTTATGTTTAACCCATAGTGGTCCCATTTAACTTTACGAAAGACGTTTTCTAAAACCGCAGTAAATAATTTGGGAGATAGGGGGTCACCTTGGCGTACGCctctgttaatttttatttcttttcccTGTTTTTCTAACTTTATTTTAGCTGTactgtttgtgtatatatttttcagaattcttatgtatttatattcaacTCCTTGGTTTTTTTAGGCTTAACCAGATGCTTTCATGTTCAATTGAATCGAAAGCCTTGTTGTAATCTATGAAGCAACAATAGAATGGTACATTATATTCTCTATTCTTTTCAAAGACTTGCCTTACAACGTGTATGTGGTCTAGTGTTGAGAACCCCGCCCTAAATCCGGCTTGTTCTCTAGGTTGGTTCTCGTCTAGAGTTCTAGTTATTCGGCGGAGAACAACCTTTGCAAATACTTTGTATATATTGGATATTAGGCTGATAGgtctatagttatttatttgactAATATCACCCTTTTTATGGAGAAGTATTATTGTGGAATTCTTCCACTGAGATGGTATTGTTTCGGTTTGTAGTATGtcgttataaataacttttagtaTAGGTGCAACAACTTTCTTACAGTTGATTAGTAGTTCATTGCTGATGTGGTCGGGTCCAGGGGCTTTGTCTGTTTGCTGTGTTTCAATGGCTTTGATTATTTCTTCTTCTAGGATAGGTGGCACACCGTCGCTACTAGTTAGATCGGTTTCGTCTAGGTTATTTTTCCTGGAATATAAGTCTTCGTAGAATTTAGTAGCTATTGACAATATATCTGGTCTTTTAGTCTTATCCATAGAATATTGGTCTTTCATTTTGGGTATCCAGTTTGTCTTATCCTTTAACAGCTTAACAGCTCTCTTGATGCCTCCAGTCTTGATGATATGTTTCTCAAAAACCACACGTCTAAGGCGTTCTCTGtctttattaatttgtgtttttatttctttacttactTTGCTTATTTCTTCCCTAATACTTcttgttttgtttgtaatattaatcaaattcaaCCTTTTTTCTagaagttcattagttttatgAGACAAGTTTTTCTTCTCGTTCGGTTCGCCCTTGTTATTCTCTGATTTTGTTGTTAGTATTTCGTGtagtacattatatttttgttgagtgTTTAGGTATTGAATAGATGTTTCCTGCAGAGAGTTAAGTTTTTTTGTGATGGTGGCTATCGATGCTGCATTGTTTGGAGtttgagattttattttgaagggccgtcttaattttgatttgtatgCTATGTTGAGATATGCTCGGAGCATTCTGTGGTTGCTATTAAAGTTGAGGTTAGCGATGGTACGGCAATCATCAAAAGAATTACTTTGGTTCGTaagaatataatctatttcattCCTATACCGTCCGTCCGGTGATATCCATGTCCATTTCCTTGATGCCCTTTTTTTGAATTTACTGTTTAGTATTTTCAGATTATTTTCGAAAGCGAATTCCATCAGCTTTTGCCCATTCCTTGTCCTTTTGCCTTTACTATGAGGGCCCAGTACGATATCTTCTCCATTCCGTGGAGAACCAACTtgagcgttaaagtcccccattaCTATGCAGTTTTTGTGCGTATATTTTTTGATAGCACTATTAAGGCACGAGTAGAAGGAATCTATCTCAGAAACGGTAGATTGCTCTGTCGGGGAGTATATTTGGACAATAGACCATCTTTCTTTCTTAGGGGGTATTGTTATATTCAATACAGCAATTCTTTTCGAAATGCCGACTATTTCTTCTATAAAGCTCGCCAGCTCTTTCTTTATTAAGAATCCTACACCGTGTCTTCCTGGTGTTTCTCCTATGTAGTATAATATGAATTGATTGTACTCTTCAATTGCCTCGCTGTTTCTTCTTACTTCACTTAAGCCAATAATATCCCATTTAATATGTTGAATAGCATGTGTTAATTCTTGTAGGTTCTCTTCTGATCTCAAAGAAAGTGTATTATACGTTGCTATGTGGTATACTCGTTTCCGATAAAATTTCTCGTTTTCAAATTTATCTATTGTAGGTGTTAAGTTGTTTGGAGGGTAGTGGTCGCTTTTCCTCGCGGTGACCGGCCGTCTTGGGGTGGTTGCTCTGGTTGTTTCGTTCGGTAGGTACGTTTTGTTAGTTTGTTTTCGTTTTTGTTTCCGGTTGTCGATGTCTATTGGTGGTTTTTTGAAGTTGTTGGCAGTGATAGTGACGTAGATCTGCTTCTCGCCACATAATCCAGCATGTTTGTTTTACTAACCTTCTTTGGAGCGGGCGTAGTTAAGCGGTGTGGTGATTTGATTGGAGAATCTGTGCGGTATCTTTTCCTTTTGTCCCTTTGGTCTTCTTTCGGATCTTTGGTAATCAATTTATCTCTTATGAGGTAACAGATTTTGCCCTTCGCTCTTTCTTCCTTCATTTGAGGTAGAAGCTGCTTTCTCTTTTCCAGAACTTCTTTACTAAAATCCTCCTTAATAAACATATctgactttaatttatttttgtttttaaggatTTCCTTTTTTCTCCAATTTGTTGTAAAAGTTACGAGAATGGGACGGATTTTGTTATCACTCTTTTCGCCCAATCTGTAGGCGTTGTTTATTTCGTGTGGGTTGATATGGATGTTCATCTCCTTTCCAagcaattttataatagaatcgATCTGGGACTCACTGCGATATTCTTCTTTTACCCCAAAGAAAATTAggttatttcttcttttttcttcttccatagtttttattttatcttgtaagttttttaaatccattttcaggcttttattttcttctaaaaGTGTAATTAAATTCCCATTGATACTTTCCGTAACGTTTTTAGTTACCGCTTCAGTTATTTCCTTTGTTTGTGCTGCCATCTGCTCTTTTAATTTTTCCcagaaaaatttgaattaaattcaatcaattcactaatcaaattcaattcatcATTGCATTACACATACCGCGAAAACGAGTCAACGAGTACAAAACGTACTCCAGCGCCGCGCACACGCCGTACTCGCTCACGCCTGCCAGCACCGGCACATTCAACCCCCAGTTACACATACCGCGAAAACGAGTCAACGAGGAATAGAgtacaaaataatgtaataataataattcatttattttcagacaATAATAGTCCATATTTGTTAGTATACAATTTAACTTATTCTATgttagtattacataattaatatttatttatttattattattaagttctcAGAACATGTAGTTCAGTGAATCTCCTGTACAAGTCTGAGTCCATTCTTtcactaattaaattcaaaattttattcgagCTTTCTCGAACACGCCGTACTAATGACGCTACCTTTTTGCGCATAATAGCATAAAAGTCATTAACTCCAGCATCAGCAAACATAGCTGAAGCACTGCATagcataatatatatcatagaaAGGCTTAagattacttatatatactaaaaataaattggggCCTAAAAGTGAACCTTGAGAACACCCTAAGGTACgactattattacttatttactttttgATTATTGCTTAACTCCAATAAAGGAAGTCTGCTTAATTATTTGGcatttgacaaaataattaattgagttgaagcaaatatttaaaaaaatatattaaacaacaaatatttaatactgcACCATTTAAACATAAACTTATACAAATGCATTGCATGTTTTACACTATCGAAACCCATAGATAAAAACACAACAAGCAAGCATTTGGTCATGTTACTTATACACTCTTCCAACATCAGTTGATAATAAgtgtttatattgaaattaacgaaattattccttcggttattttatttatttaacataaaactaataacaaaaacaaaactatcCCTAAGGTTTAAATAGCATTAGTaggcagtggcaaatttacataataaaattaaattgttaagtatttgtgatattattgtgtatatacatttttttaatacaagttACTGTGCTTATGACTTCAGGAAACTATTTTTCTTATGGAAAGGCATATGAAGATATATACTATAAACTATATGATCTTTAAAACCTGTTAATTGCAGTTTAGCAGAGTTATTGTAACTAATACCATCCTCAAAAGATACAACTTAAGATGtctattaaaaatgaacatACCCACCGGGTTTCGTACAGGCCATAGCCAGGTTCATAGACTGCGCGCCTATGTAGCACGTCTCCTTCATCAGCTCCACCTCAGCTGGAGACTTGATCACTCGCATCTGGTGCAGGTATTTCTGGGGATCCGCCAAGGTCACGTGACTCTGCCGAAGCGACGAGCGAACGGCCTCGTGTATGTCAGGGTTGGGTGGACTGTCGTTCTGATACCAGAGTACGGCCGGCTTCGATGTGGAGACTATTCTGGAAGATGGACactcataaatatttctttattataaatcttgcttacttattattattttacaattaagtctGAGACATATTAGTTCACACAACACAGGTATCAGCTAATACTGTTATTGTGCAGTACTCACAATTAACTATAGCAATTATCAATCTACCCAACAAGTCGTTATAGTCCAATAGCACAAGATTGTTGCCACAGTGTAGttgattacattatataaaaaaaaaaaaactagtaatcgcccgcggcaTTGCTCGCTTTTTAAGGTGTTTGTTGATTGTCATAAGATAGGCAAAGAAAGTAGCCgaaagtatgtcctttcttcgagttcaagtttgcttcatatcaaatttaatttaatcaaatttatgcggtttggtcgtgaaagagcaacagacagacagatgtactgtcacatttataatgtgtGGATGTGtgacaaaccttctcctcaaagggagaggaggcctttagttcagcagtgggaatttacaggctgttgttgttgttgttgtgtgacAATGGATCTCACATTATTCACCTATTTGGGCAATTATACACTGGTACTCCTCATACATAGTTTttaccttaaaataaaattgctaaaATGTTCGACCGGTCTCGCTTCGTCGACTGCGAATAGTGTGCCCGCCACCGCGCATCCAGTGCGAGGCCCCTCCCACAATTCAGCGTGGCTATCTTTTTCGTGTACAAAAATAACACTctgaaacaataacaattagAATCACTTTGGAAAAGCAATTAAATACCCATGGCCCTACTTGATGGTAGAACTGTGTGCAAGCTCATCTGGGATGGTACCATAACAAGTTGaaggaataattaaaatgtcataGGGCTCCCATGTATAAAGGCAGTGGTGACTGCTTACCACAAGAAGGaccatataaaatattgcataaaaaaattataactggGAATCAAAGAGGTTATCTACCAGTTTCAAAAAGAATGGACAAAGTCAGATTTAGTAATTTGAATAAACAGTGAATTCTTTTTGTTAgcctattttatattgtttcttgaccattttatctttattaggtTCTATGGatattactttacaaaaactGGAAATTCCGACTGTACTATCTTAAACTGACTTTCTGCAACTGGAAGTGACTCTACAATAATCTGATTTGACTGTCAATAAGCAGAACAGACTTGACTATCAACTTGATTGTCATAAACTAGAAGTGGCTTAATTTAATCTGACTTAACAGTCAGAAACTAGCAGTACCTTTATATTAATCTGACTATGATTAGTATTTTAGAAATTGGAGATAACTCTTAAGCGCTTTAATCCAGAGGTTTATTATAATaggtgtaagtttaatttttataacttcTAAAGTTTATCAGTGTTATTTCTTAACCTCAACTTTGCGTTTACATGAATatcttttgtaatatataacttttttttaatgtaaaattactattttctaTATCCATGTATTAATCAAGTTTACATTTTCAGAAATTAATTTGGTGAGATTACaataaaaagtttcaataaCACATTCACTAAAatctttagttattttaatatatttatacttatttattaaagattttgtttACCGTATAAACATCTCCTAGTGCTGATTTGATCATAACAAGTATTGCAGAGGGCTCCAGGCATCCAGTTAAATAAAAGAAGTCAGAATTCTGGCGGAAGACATAAGGAATCTTGTCTGACATGTACTGTTTACGAGCGGCTGGAATTACAATctgaaattgaataaattttacttataaaatataattaattatctttttttcttttcaaatactgattaatacaaaaaatgtcttaatttattttaaataagcattatTACAGTGAACATTGTGTATTTATAGTCTGTGTGGTTACTTTTATGGTAGacttagaattaaaaaattattattatattattttactacaatctaagtaaaaagtaaaactcagtagtcactctcTTATatggattaaatatttaataaatattcatagttATATCTTGTAccaaaatcaataaatcctaaattcaaaatatttgcaatgctttttttttgtaaaattgtccTTTATGATGTTAGAGTCTCCTCCTCTTGCAGCAGGATACTTATATCATCCAGGAGGATGatacaatgttattattatactaatttaCTTTGAGGTTGTTGCTACATTCTTCTTTTTCCATACTTCTCTTATGTTATGTCACTAGTAatattctttccagccatatcatcaTACACACATTCCATGCATAGTTTCTTTAGTCAccccttcctctatatccatccatgctcaagatattttatataatttatttatatattatacttacaatATGTGATTTATGTGCGTGTTCTGTTTCAGCAGCTAACTTGCTCACTAAAGTGTCTCTCCTTTCCTTGTACTCCTGCTGGGTTATACCACATGTTAAATAACCTTCCGATATCATGTGAGGGTGAGTGTAACAGGTTGGCTGGCCAACAATACATTTCGGTATACTAAACTGCGAGCTTGATATTAAATTTGGCGGATTTTCAACTGTAGACAAATATCTCGCTCTTTCTTTACAAAAACCTTGTTTGATTGGCTTCTTTGAACATCTAATTCCTGAAATAAAAGTGTCACTAAGTATTCTTTTTCTATTATAGTACAAAGTTTATATAACCTAATAACTTACTTAAACTTAATGAAAAACGTCGCAGAGAATGcattgtcaattattttataaattatatttttttgtttttggtatCCTTTATTTTTAGGCTgataataaaaaacgaatactaaatgagaatattatatttttgtttgtgacgtttttacaatttacaataacaCTGCGGCCTGAGATATATGACGGTCAATGGCCAATCAGAGTCGTCAGACGGATGACATTTGTATCTTATGTTgctatactttaataaattattatcacttAAGTGTTGGAACTtgcaacaattattatattatttattagttgtgTTCTACATTTATTGaacacataataacaataaaaataatcatacacAAAAGCCCTAAtgctattttatacaaaataataaagtgaatcagaaa
Protein-coding sequences here:
- the LOC124535598 gene encoding xaa-Pro aminopeptidase 3-like, which codes for MHSLRRFSLSLRIRCSKKPIKQGFCKERARYLSTVENPPNLISSSQFSIPKCIVGQPTCYTHPHMISEGYLTCGITQQEYKERRDTLVSKLAAETEHAHKSHIIVIPAARKQYMSDKIPYVFRQNSDFFYLTGCLEPSAILVMIKSALGDVYTSVIFVHEKDSHAELWEGPRTGCAVAGTLFAVDEARPVEHFSNFILRIVSTSKPAVLWYQNDSPPNPDIHEAVRSSLRQSHVTLADPQKYLHQMRVIKSPAEVELMKETCYIGAQSMNLAMACTKPGVSEHGVCAALEYGARAGGAEHGAFPAVVAGGPRAAHIHYVANNQLLASGDLLLVDAGSQRWLYNSDISRTWPVSGKFSKHQRILYELVLTVQKRLIEILGEHRPPLDQLFDHMCRLLGTHLQQEGILPRNIDSNELIGKAYRLCPHHVSHYLGLDVHDTPLVRRRVPVQSGMVVTVEPGIYIRQDDTSVPVEFRGVGIRIEDDVLITDGDPLVLTDTCVKEVEDIENIVGKQNL